The following are encoded together in the Bos taurus isolate L1 Dominette 01449 registration number 42190680 breed Hereford chromosome 10, ARS-UCD2.0, whole genome shotgun sequence genome:
- the SRP19 gene encoding signal recognition particle 19 kDa protein — protein MACAAARSPADQDRFICIYPAYLNNKKTIAEGRRIPISKAVENPTATEIQDVCAAVGLNVFLEKNKMYSREWNRDLQYRGRVRVQLKQEDGSLCLVQFPSRKSVMLYAAEMIPKLKTRTQKTGGGDQSLQQGEGSKKGKGKKKK, from the exons ATGGCTTGCGCCGCGGCGCGGTCCCCGGCCGACCAGGACAG GTTCATTTGtatttatcctgcttatttaaataaCAAGAAGACCATCGCGGAGGGACGGCGAATCCCCATAAGTAAG GCTGTTGAAAATCCTACAGCTACAGAGATTCAAGATGTATGTGCAGCAGTTGGACTTAATGTATTTCTTGAG aaaaataaaatgtactctAGAGAATGGAATCGTGATCTTCAGTACAGGGGCAGAGTCCGGGTCCAGCTCAAACAGGAAGATGGCAGCCTCTGTCTTGTACAGTTCCCATCAC GTAAGTCAGTAATGTTGTATGCTGCAGAAATGATACCTAAACTGAAAACACGGACACAAAAAACAGGAGGTGGGGACCAAAGTCTTCAGCAAGGAGAGGGAAgtaagaaagggaaaggaaagaagaagaaatga